Proteins encoded together in one Candidatus Xianfuyuplasma coldseepsis window:
- the uvrC gene encoding excinuclease ABC subunit UvrC — translation MSFKDKVKMMPDAPGSYQFKDKNGVVIYVGKAKSLKKRVSSYFTGSHDTKTSRLIMNIADIEYIVTSSELDALLLELNLIKKYNPRYNIMLTDDKTYPYIEITNERHPKVVVTRNIKKKSRALFGPYPNVKAARDTVKLLNKIYPLRKCDTMPKQACLYYHMGQCLAPCIKSITKEDYAPIIQQIKQFLRGDISHTITQLEEQMLMASERLEFERAQEYKKTIESIKTTTNRQKINLNDMKDRDIIGFYYNDYLLSIEIFFIRNGKISARHQKLFEYYDDPAETVENYLAQFYSKEPVPKEIFVQEELHGDVLHRYLDTNIVKPQRGAKRKLLNLAILNAEQSLQEKTEIVKRDIERTTVSMETLGELLNISTPYRIEAFDNSNLFGENAVSSMVVFINGKPARKEYRKFKVKTLDNKASDYHTMKEILYRRYYRVLMDNLDHPGLILVDGGLQQINAANEVLDSLDLDIPLAGLVKDTKHNTNHLLTKDLQEIELDKTSDVFHFITRIQDEAHRFAINYHKQVRSKGLFHSILDDIPKIGPVTKQKLLQKYKSVQLMKLAPLEELKELGLTDIQAQNLLEYLSKDR, via the coding sequence ATGTCATTCAAAGACAAAGTTAAGATGATGCCGGATGCACCTGGCTCTTACCAGTTTAAAGATAAGAATGGTGTTGTCATCTATGTCGGAAAAGCGAAGAGTTTAAAAAAACGAGTGTCGTCGTATTTCACGGGTTCCCATGATACGAAGACATCGCGTTTAATCATGAATATAGCCGATATTGAATACATTGTGACATCGAGTGAACTCGATGCGTTGTTACTGGAACTAAATCTGATTAAAAAATACAATCCACGATACAATATCATGCTTACAGATGATAAAACGTATCCCTACATAGAAATTACCAATGAACGACACCCCAAAGTGGTCGTAACACGAAATATTAAAAAGAAATCGAGGGCTCTATTTGGTCCATATCCTAATGTAAAAGCAGCACGTGATACCGTCAAATTATTGAATAAGATTTATCCTCTCAGGAAATGCGATACAATGCCAAAACAAGCGTGTTTGTATTATCACATGGGCCAATGTCTCGCACCATGTATTAAGTCGATTACCAAAGAGGATTATGCGCCGATTATTCAACAAATCAAACAATTCTTACGTGGGGATATTAGTCATACGATTACACAACTAGAGGAACAGATGTTGATGGCGAGTGAACGACTGGAGTTTGAACGGGCCCAGGAATATAAAAAAACGATTGAAAGCATCAAGACAACTACCAATCGTCAAAAGATTAATCTGAATGATATGAAAGATCGTGATATCATTGGATTCTATTATAATGACTATCTATTATCGATTGAAATCTTTTTCATTCGCAATGGGAAGATCAGTGCTCGTCATCAGAAATTATTTGAATATTACGATGATCCTGCAGAAACCGTTGAAAATTACTTGGCGCAGTTTTATAGTAAGGAACCTGTACCGAAAGAGATTTTCGTACAGGAAGAACTTCATGGGGATGTACTCCATCGATATCTTGATACAAACATCGTCAAACCGCAACGTGGTGCAAAGCGTAAACTACTTAATTTGGCCATTTTAAATGCCGAACAATCCCTGCAAGAGAAAACGGAAATTGTCAAACGTGATATTGAGCGAACGACGGTTAGTATGGAGACTCTTGGTGAGTTGCTTAACATTAGCACACCATACCGTATTGAAGCCTTTGATAACTCGAATCTATTTGGTGAAAATGCCGTTAGCTCGATGGTGGTCTTTATCAATGGAAAACCGGCACGAAAAGAATATCGCAAATTCAAGGTGAAAACGCTGGATAACAAAGCCTCTGATTACCACACGATGAAGGAAATTCTATATCGTCGTTATTATCGTGTATTAATGGATAATTTGGACCACCCAGGATTAATATTAGTCGATGGTGGTTTACAACAAATAAACGCCGCAAACGAAGTTCTTGATTCATTGGACTTAGATATTCCTCTAGCAGGGCTTGTTAAAGATACCAAGCACAATACCAATCACTTACTCACAAAAGATCTTCAAGAGATCGAACTCGATAAGACATCCGATGTGTTCCATTTCATTACTCGAATTCAAGATGAAGCGCATCGCTTTGCCATAAATTATCATAAGCAAGTTCGATCCAAAGGACTGTTTCATTCGATCCTGGATGACATTCCAAAAATTGGTCCTGTAACAAAACAGAAACTACTGCAGAAATACAAGTCGGTTCAATTAATGAAATTGGCACCACTTGAAGAACTAAAAGAGTTAGGATTAACCGATATCCAAGC